The Styela clava chromosome 2, kaStyClav1.hap1.2, whole genome shotgun sequence genome contains a region encoding:
- the LOC120335932 gene encoding dynein light chain Tctex-type 5-like — MRAGSETMRLRKYSQLQRIMHPQAVKSSSVRRLPVIREGSAHSSFISKRSKWTKASIKSSEHTQHRNDTDSDQILEYFPCKRIHEIMQEILKNSSFKTKSSYDSRCCGDEVRIISDEIRNQVKLFLRDYCLNRYKIVVNVIAGTSEFSDMIFASRFVWNPEKDTFVEAKLQLNGKYIVAVLYAVHHE, encoded by the exons ATGCGGGCTGGAAGTGAAACAATGAGGCTACGAAAATATAGTCAGTTGCAACG AATTATGCATCCGCAGGCAGTCAAGTCGTCCTCTGTGAGACGTCTACCAGTCATACGCGAAGGCTCAGCACATTCGTCGTTCATTTCAAAAAGGAGTAAATGGACAAAAGCGtcaataaaat CAAGCGAGCACACACAACACAGGAACGATACTGATTCTGACCaaatattggaatattttcCTTGTAAAAGAATTCATGAAATAATGCAGGAAATTCTT aaaaactCATCGTTCAAGACAAAATCATCTTATGATTCACGATGCTGCGGAGATGAGGTCCGAATTATAAGTGATGAAATCAGAAATCAAGTCAAATTATTTCTCAGAGACTATTGTTTAAATAG atATAAGATAGTGGTGAACGTCATTGCAGGAACCTCGGAGTTTTCAGATATGATTTTTGCAAGTAGATTTGTTTGGAATCCAGAAAAGGATACTTTTGTTGAAGCCAAGCTCCAACTGAATGGGAAGTACATTGTTGCAGTACTGTACGCCGTTCATCACGAATAA